The window aaagcccgttgccaactgtgcccacatatctattcaggggacaccatcacagggcctaataacatcagccacactatcagaggctcgttcacctgcacatccaccaatgtgatatatgccatcatgtgccagcaatgcccctctgccatgtacattggtcaaactggacagtctctacgtaaaagaataaatgggcacaaatcagatgtcaagaattataacattcataaactagtcggagaacacttcaatctctctggtcacgcgattacagacatgaaagttgcgatattacaacaaaaaaaacttcaaatccagactccagagagaaacttttgaattggaattcatttgcaaattggattcaattaacttaggcttgaatagagactgggagtggctaagtcactcAAAGATTCACTCAAacaatcaatcctgaagcacttacatgagaggaaagtgatcaggaacagtcagcatggattcaccaagggaaggtcatgcctgactaatctaatcgccttctatgatgagattactggttctatggatgaagggaaagcagtggaggtattgtttcttgactttagcaaagcttttgacatggtctcccacagtattcttgtcagcaagttaaagaagtatgggctggatgaatgcactataaggtgggtagaaagttggctagattgtcgggctcaaaaggtagtgatcaatggctccatgtctagttggcagccggtgtcaagtggagtgccccaggggttggtcctggggccggttttgttcaatatcttcataaatgatctggaggatggtgtggattgcactctcagcaaatttgcggacgatactaaactgggaggagtggtagatacgctggagggtagggataggatacagagggacctagacaaattggaggattgtgccaaaagaaatctgatgaggttcaataagaataagtgcagggtcctgcacttaggacggaagaacccaatgcaccgctacagactagggaccgaatggctaggcagcagttctgcggaaaaggacctaggggtgacagtggacaagaagctggatatgagtcagcagtgtgcccttgttgccaagaaggccaatggcattttgggatgtataagtaggggcatagcgagcagatcgagggacgtgatcgtccccctctattcgacattggtgaggcctcctctgtagtactgtgtccagttttgggccccacactacaagaaggatgtggataaattggagagagtccagcgaagtgcaacaaaaatgattaggggtccggaacacatgagttatgaggagaggctgagggaactgggattgtttagtctacggaagagaagaatgaggggggatttgatagctgctttcaactacctgagaggtggttccagagaggatggttctagactattctcagtggtagaagaggacaggacaaggagtaatgatctcaagttgcagtgggggaggtttaggttggatagtaggaaatactttttcactaggagggtggtgaaacactggaatgtgttacctagggaggtggtagaatctccttccttagaagtttttaaggtcaggcttgacaaagccctggctgggatgatttaatgggggattggtcctgctttgagcagggggttggactaaatgacctcctgaggtcccttccaaccctgatattctatgattctatgaagtcattattgaaggtaacctatttccccttgttttttcctacccctcccccccagacattcttgttaaaccctggatttgtgctggaaatggcccaacttgattatcatacacattgtaaggagagtgatcactttagataagctattaccagcaggagagtggggtggggggaggtatttttttcatgctttgtgtgtataaaaagatcttctacactttccacagtatgtatccgatgaagtgagctgtagctcacgaaagctcatggtcaaataaatttgttagtctctaaggttccagaagtactccttttctttttgcgaatacagactaacacggctgttactctgaaacctgtcatgtgaGATCTGGGGCTCCTTTTGCTGAGTGCTGCCCAGGTAAAGAGTTTGCTGAGATTGTACCACTGAGTGCCACTCAGACAAAGAgtcaccgagatcggggccccatcgTGCTGGACGCTGCCTGGATACACAGTCACTGAGATCAgggttgtgccaggcgctgcccagacagacagagatggCAAATCCCTGTCTCAAAGTGCTGCCAATCTGAACAGCCAATAGAAGGAGCCCCACCACTCTAGGGTGATTTGGGGGATGGTTTTAAGAACTGTTGAACAGTTGCTACCCATGAACTTCAGCTTGCTCAGCTTTTCCTAAGGGACGGGGGATGGGgaccaaaaaaccaaccaaccagttcCTAACTGACTCACCAAAGGAGTCTATGGCAAAGTCAGGAATTGAACCAGGCCTCAGTGAGCCGAACACCTTAACTGCAAGGCTCAGCTTCCTCCGCCCCCTGCCTTACCTGGTGTGGAGCAGTAAGTCCACTTCTTGTCCACGTCGTAATTCCTGGTGGTGCTGCACCAAAGGTGTCCCGAGCTCTCCCCGTCGCTGGTGCAGGTGTAGTGCATTTGTTTGTTGTAGAGGAAGGGGAACGCACAGCTCTTTCCTGCCGCGTTCCCACCCAGGACTAGGGAGGCAAAGGGAGGTGGTTATAAACACTGCCAACATGCCCACCTGCCTACGGACTAACGGATGCTACATCCCAGTATGGCCCGGACACCCATCACGAACAGCCAAGAAATCTCATGTAGGCTTTCATggattcatagatcccaaggccagacaggaccactgggatcatctagtctgaagtcatgtagaacacaggccagcgAGTGTTCCCCGATTCTCTCTGTGTTGAACCCAATGACTTGGGTTTCACTAAAGTATCTTCTAGAACGGCATCCAGTTTGGATTTGAAGACATCATCATGGCTAAAGAATCTTTCAGGAAGGCCAACAGGAGCCTGGCTTCCCAAAACCCACTGACCCTATCGGTTCTAGATCTAATTTTCTGGCTTCTCCTAGACCCTGGCCTTGAACTTTCCCTGAAGGAATCCTTAGAGGCTCATTCAGGTGCTGGAAAGGGCGTGTTGCAAGCCACAATCCCACCCATCAATCACGTACACTCCAATTGcccaattcccattggcttcaaagtGTCACAACTCCTCACTGGCTCAGGAGCACAGCAGAGATTCAGTGAAACCAAAATGTGTTGTGAATTTCTGTCAGTTTTGTCAGATTGTTCGTGTCGGAAAAATGATGAGAAACATTCAGAAAAAATCTATACTCCAATTCGAAATGACTTTTGctttcaaaatgtcttcttttctCTTAAACCCCAAATgtagaaagtttaaaaaatgctcaaacttgaaatgaaatgttctgcTCAACCCGAAGGgattttttcccttaaattttcagttcaatgaaaatttttaaaaaatcatttttctggataacccaaaacaaacatttttgtaatttttggaCTCGCTGAAAATTTCAGACGTTTCGTCTTAGGCATCCGCTCGAAACCATTTCCCTGACTTTGCAATGGaatgacaattaaaaaaatttaaaaaaagaactttcATGATccacctgaaatgattttttccctctGGTTTTTGGGTTCACTGATAATTTCGAAAACATTCATTTTCATGGCAACCCACAAGTTTCCCCCCTGATTTTTTAGAATCATCATCAAGCCACAAATTAGTTATTTTCCCAGCTGAGAGAACATAGGAAGCGGACTGGACACATTACTGGTATCGGGGCAGTAGCTCCACAGCTTATTCCGGTCGTAGTTGTGGGTTGTGGCGCACCAGAAATGTCCCATCTTGTCTCCAGCGTTGGTGCAGGTGTAAAATAGCTGTTTTTTGTAGACAAAAGGAAACGTGCAGCGCTGGCCATTGGAGTTCCCCCCGTAGGCTGCAAAGGCAATGAGCAAAGCAGAGTGAATGCGAAAAAGTTTTCTTAGCAAAAAAGAAAAGCcggtgtgtgagtgtgtgtgtatgtgtgtctcatCTCACTGCTGCAGTGAAAGCCAAAGATAATTTTTTACAATGGATGAATGGCATTGTGGTCAGCCCAGGGGTCCATCTAGCCTGCTCTCCCATCTCTGGTGGCCACATTACAAGGAGGTGCTAGGCAATTTGGCTGCATGGGGGAAGCCATTTGTAGCACACAACCCCTCCAGCGAGCTCCATTTGGCCTGCAAGACCGGGTGACAGCACTCCCTGTGctaggggagggagatgggacaTACCAGCACGTCCTCCACAAACTCTTACCTCTGTGCCAACACAGGGTGCTCTGATTGCAGCTGGGACTCACCCTCGCTAAAGCAGAAGCACCGGAGATGGTCTTTGTCGTAGTTGGGAGTGGTAGCACACCAGGGCCTTCCCATCTGGTCATCGACAGCCGTACAGCTGTGGTGGGTCTTACCCTTATAGATGAAAGGGAAGGCACAAGGGGAGCTCTCcgaactcccccccccaccactggtgGAGAAAGAGGCAAGGAAGGAAAGGGTTAAAACAGGGCAGAAGGCTGGACGCAGGGTGGGCAATTTGCTGGAAGAACTGAGTGCGAATTTTCccagcaaaacaattttttaatgtGGAAAAATGCCAGTTGCTGGGGTGGGTTCCAGGAAGACTGTGGCCGAACGCCTGGACATGGGCCAGACCCAGGGCTGGTCGCTGTCCTCGGTTGTGCAGGCCGTGTAGACCTTGCCATTGTAGGTGAAGGGGAAGACGCAGGGGGCAGAGTCGGAGCCTGGCCATGAACAAGGGGCAGAGATCAGAAAAGGGGGAGATGGCCACCAGGAGGCCCCTCAAAGACTAGCAgggagagccctgggctgggggtcaggatgcctgggaggagaggggtggggagtgtagtggttagagcagggggaatggaatccaggactcctgggttctctccctggctctgggaagggagtggagtggagtggtcagagcagggtggGCTGAGAAACGCCTGCTGTCCTTCTCCAACCCACTGGTATGTCACGCACTACTTCACAAAAcacactgtttcagagtagcagccctgttagtctgtatttgcaaaaagaaaaggaggacttgtggcacagctcacatagaatcatagaacatcagggttggaagggacctcaggaggtcatctagtccaaccccctgctcaaagcaggaccaaccccaatttttgccccaaatggccccctcaagcattgaactcatcaaccctgggtttaacaagccaatgctcaaaccactgagctatccctcccccaaaacatCACATCCCTGCATTGgccgggaattgaacccagatcaaCTGCTTGGAAGGCAGCTATGCTCACCACTATACCACCAATACATCTAACTTcattgaaagctcatgctcaaataaatttgttagtctctaaggtgccacaagtcctcctgttctttttgcgaaaacacaCTGTGCTACTCTACACAACGACAACATGACCCACTGCACTACACACGCACACTGCCACACGGCATCCACTACACCACAGCCCCCACGCCATGCCACTAATCAGCAACACACTGCTCCACTACCCACAGTGTATTACACTCTGCAACTCAACAGTACCCTGAAGAACACCACACTGCACAATGCGCTGCTCCACAACACAGTTTGTTACACTTCACACCACACAGCTACACAGCGACAGACTGCTCCTCAGTTCACACTCTCCTACACTGCTCCACATCACAGAATCTACTACACAACAGTCAGCTCCACAACACAACAGCACACTGCTCCACAACATGCATTCTATTACACAACAAAACACACTGCTCCACATCACAACGCACTGCTCCACAACATGCACTCCACTCCACTATACAACACACCACTCCCCAACTGCACTGCAACACACTGCTCCACAACTCATACTTTAGAACACAACACAGCAGCACACTGCTCCACAACACAACAGCACACTGCTCCAGAACATGCACTCCGCTGCACACCAACACCCTGCTGCACAGCCACACACTCTACCACACTACACACCAACACACACCGACctgagacagcccctgcctctcTTACCCTGGGTCCCTTTGCAGAGCAGTGCCAGGGCCCAGGCCAGGATGCATGTGGCTGGGAGCGAAGCCATTGTCCTGTCCTCACTGTCCCGGtcctggagccccagccccaTATATACGGCCTCCCTTGGGGGCTCTTCCCCTTGGCTGCTCCCCAGGGGATTTCCTGTTCACCAGATGGTTTGCCACCTCACTACCCTACCATGCCCATGGCATATCATGAACCCTCTATTTCCTGAAACCTGAGCCCCCCTTGCCCACTTGCCTTGGCCAGGCTGTCTCATTGTCCTCCCCAAAGCCACCCCCAAAGCCCAGGggaccagatccacaaagggattcaAAATCAGTGGAAATTAGTTGCTTAAATACCCACATGGATCCACAGAAGGGAGAGATTCAATCCCTCCAGGATACGGCAGCCAGGAATTTTTGCCACAAATATCCAGCTGGAAAGACAGCTCCTGTGCAAGAGAAACAGCACAGAAGAAATTGTCAAGATTTCAATTTTTTAGGATGGAAATTGTTCTGAGATGGCGACTTTGCAGGATGGGGTATTTgggagattttgacttttcaggatgggaaattttgtcaaaatatcGACAATTTTCACAGCAGGGGAAATCCATTGCCTTCCCACCTCTACTCCTGCACCACATCTATATAGCAACCATGgctccccggcccctccctgctcctcagcAGTTTTACACTGAGCCATGTTCCCCTCCCCAGCAAACTACAGGAGCAAGCATGGTTAGCTTCCTGCtgtagtaggttgttatcctctcTCCAGCCCTAAAGGAGGAATGCCAGCCGCTGTCCATACCCCTGCATGAAAGCAGCAGCTTGTCAAAGTCAACTGACGCTGCTCTCAGCATCTCTGACAATCAGTTTATCACCAGGAGCCACTCCTTCTTGGATCACGCCCCTTTCACAGGTTCCTTTCCTGTGAAAGGGGCGTGATCCAAGAATTTGGGGCCTTGGTGCAGTTGGCACCATTCCATGGCAAACAGGCAATTCTGAGGAACATGAGCATTACCTAGGTCTGTTTACATGCCCACCCACTAATTCCTGAGTATATTTCCTTTCCACCAAGCAAACCTGGCAGCTGGTGTCTGGCAGCTGGTCCTTAGGAGGAAAGCATCCGTCACAATGAATTCATCACAGTGTATGGTTCCTGCCACCAAGGGCTGGGAAAAACAGTacgagggggctgtgggtcgggattgaggaGCACCGATGGAGtcgggggagaggaaggagaccaGGACCAGGTTACCAGGAGGGTTACAAGATATAAGGAGAGACATTGcaacagctgggggtgtggggagcaAGGCTAGGATAGCAGAGTCTGTAGGTTGGGATTGAAGGGCACTGGTTGTAGAGATGGCAGGGAGGAAGCAGCCCAGACACAgtcaccgagatcggggccccctcacactgggtgctgcccagacacagagtcactgagattggggccccctCACGCCGAGTGCAGCCCAGACACGGAGTCACTGAGATTAGGGCCCCCTCGCACTGGGTGTTGCCCAGACAAAGAgtcactgagatcggggccccgtcgtgccgggtgctgcccagacacagtcaccgagatcagggccccgtcatgccgggtgctgcccagacacagagtcaccgagatcggggccccctcGCACTGGGTGTTGCCCAGACACAgtcactgagatcggggccccgtcacACCGGGTGCAGCCCAGACACAAAgtcactgagatcggggccccctcacgccgggcgctgcccagacacagagtcactgagatcggggccccctcacgccgggcgctgcccagacacagagtcacTGAGATCTGGGCCCCGTCAGgacaggcgctgcccagacacagagtcaccGAGATGGGGGCCCCCtcacgccgggcgctgcccagacacagagtcactgagatcggggccccctcacgccgggcgctgcccagacacagagtcactgagatcggggccccctcacgccgggcgctgcccagacagagtcactgagatcggggccccgtcatgccgggcgctgcccagacagagtcactgagattggggccccctcacgccgggcgctgcccagacacagagtcactgagattggggccccctcacgccgggcgctgcccagacacagagtcactgagatcggggccccgtcatgccgggtgctgcccagacacagagtcaccgagatcggggccccgtcaggacaggcgctgcccagacacagagtcaccGAGATCGGGGCCTCATCACACtaagtgctgtacagacacagaataagagacagtccctgaccccaGAATTTCACAGTTTTAATGGGCAGCACATAGGATGAAAGGAAAACTCTCCTCCCCCTACTACAGTTGAAGAACAGAGGCTATGGGGACGCAGAGGGACTTGTCCAGGTCTTGTGgtgctgggagctgagccctgATCTTCTACATCACAAACCAAGAAACCAATTCTTCctgtggggaaaactgaggcacactgcaACCTCAAACCTCAAAGGCACTTAGGAATCTAAATCCCATTGGTTTCCATGCAATccaggtgcctaattccctttggGGATCTACAGTCTGCTCACGGTCAGACAGTGACTTGCTAGAAGAGTAGAATCAGCTGTCTTAAAGCCCACCCACATGGGGGAACACTGCGGGGGCTGATGGGATATATATATACTGCCCCCACCTGAAGAACCTGACAGAGAACCCAGCCGGATCCATtcgggagggatggggggtgatGAAGTGGGGATTTCTTGTGATATTTTGTATGAATAGcctatctgcctcagtttcccctgtatgCAGCattatctaggtggtgggaaaaggttggTTACTCTCTGCAGAGACCCAGGTGTGCTGGACGCCCAGATGGCCAGGGCCTGGGCCCTGGGTCATGGAGAGTAAGCAAAGACAATGGTCAGGCCAATTGTCCGGACATTTGGTACCTAGCAACTAAGGACCATGGCTGGCCCATCCCGCTGCAGGAAGCTGGACAGGTTTCCCCGGAAGACCAAAGGACTGAGGAGGGATCAGGTGGCGGCTGTTACatgtggggcagctggcagatGGAAACTTTCCTGAACTTTGAGTTCGCTTGCCTATTTGATTTTTTACATGCTTACTAATATACGCAAACAAAGGACAAAGAGACTGTGTATGTTGCTTCTGCctggccagatgggtttgttacagataagagcagttaaagAGTTACTGGAcatggtgggagtgtaatatatgagTACACACTTGCAGATTGCCTCAGCTTTTATCTCAAGGCAagattagaaaggccaaggcacaaaacgagatcaaactatctagggacataaagggtaacaagaaaacagcctacaaatacattagaagcaagaggaaatcCAAGGACAGAATTATTCAATGAGGGcagaaagacaataacagaaaatgtggaaatggcagaggtgattaatgacttctttgttttggttttcaccaagaaggttggtggtgattggacatctaacatagcgaatgccagtgaaaatgaggtaggatcagagtctaaaatagggaaagaacaaatcaAAAATTACTTAgccaagttagatgtcttcaaatcagcagggtctgatgaaatgcatcctagaatcctcaaggagctgactgaggagatatctgagccattagcaattatctttcaAAAGTCATGGAAgctgggagacattccagaaggctggaaaagggcaaatatagtgcc is drawn from Eretmochelys imbricata isolate rEreImb1 chromosome 23, rEreImb1.hap1, whole genome shotgun sequence and contains these coding sequences:
- the LOC144279316 gene encoding epididymal sperm-binding protein 1-like, translating into MGLGLQDRDSEDRTMASLPATCILAWALALLCKGTQGSDSAPCVFPFTYNGKVYTACTTEDSDQPWVWPIGGGGSSESSPCAFPFIYKGKTHHSCTAVDDQMGRPWCATTPNYDKDHLRCFCFSEGESQLQSEHPVLAQSLRGELQWPALHVSFFLGGNAAGKSCAFPFLYNKQMHYTCTSDGESSGHLWCSTTRNYDVDKKWTYCSTPDYNRPSHGKPCVFPFIYKKFKFHTCTNLAEASGKFWCSSTDNYDRDHQWSHCPA